A genomic stretch from Mycobacterium paraterrae includes:
- a CDS encoding LLM class flavin-dependent oxidoreductase yields MKFLLITLITHVPDPVSGEKKSPAERFRDVVDKAVLAEKLGFDGFAVGERHEDPFISSSPPVVLSHIAARTTTISLFTGVTTLSLLDPVRAFEDYSTLDNLSGGRLELIIGKGNGAAQAELFHVTTSDQWERNREGYELFRLLWHSDDVTWAGKFRPNLVHARALPRPLQPGIRIWHGSATSTDSVDLAARHGDPIFSANVSNPVEPYAALVRHYRERWEFYGHRPEDALVGAGTAGFYVTRTSQEAVAAYRPTFEARLALARRAGIPVVFDSLDDFIQRSSALVGSPEQVVDKVGRYHEHLGHEVMHLSADADGFTAAQQRESFELFQSDVAPVLRQRIPSRPLVAQRNRATTRRDQAAS; encoded by the coding sequence ATGAAATTCCTGCTGATCACGCTGATCACCCACGTCCCCGATCCGGTGTCGGGTGAGAAGAAGAGCCCGGCCGAGCGGTTTCGTGACGTCGTCGACAAAGCCGTCCTGGCCGAGAAGTTGGGCTTCGACGGCTTTGCGGTCGGCGAACGGCACGAGGATCCGTTCATCTCGTCCTCGCCGCCGGTTGTGCTCAGTCACATTGCCGCCCGTACCACGACTATCAGTTTGTTCACCGGTGTGACGACGCTGAGCCTGCTCGACCCGGTGCGCGCATTCGAGGACTACTCGACGCTCGACAACCTATCCGGCGGCCGTCTCGAGCTGATTATCGGCAAGGGCAACGGCGCCGCGCAGGCCGAGCTCTTCCACGTCACGACGAGCGACCAGTGGGAGCGCAATCGGGAAGGGTACGAGTTGTTCCGGTTGCTGTGGCACAGCGACGATGTGACGTGGGCGGGGAAGTTCCGACCGAACTTGGTGCACGCGAGGGCGCTTCCCCGTCCGCTGCAACCAGGCATCCGGATCTGGCACGGCAGCGCGACCAGTACCGACTCTGTCGACTTGGCAGCCCGCCATGGTGACCCGATCTTCTCGGCCAACGTGAGCAACCCGGTCGAACCGTATGCCGCTCTGGTGCGCCACTACCGGGAGCGGTGGGAGTTCTACGGTCACCGGCCGGAGGATGCACTGGTCGGCGCGGGAACGGCCGGCTTCTACGTCACCCGGACGTCGCAGGAGGCGGTGGCCGCCTACCGTCCGACGTTCGAGGCGCGACTGGCCTTAGCGCGCCGCGCCGGGATTCCGGTGGTGTTCGACTCCCTCGACGATTTCATTCAGCGGAGCTCCGCGCTGGTCGGTAGTCCCGAACAGGTCGTCGACAAGGTCGGCCGGTACCACGAGCACCTCGGTCACGAGGTGATGCACTTGAGCGCGGATGCGGACGGGTTCACAGCCGCTCAGCAACGTGAAAGCTTCGAGCTCTTCCAGTCGGACGTCGCACCCGTTCTGCGGCAACGCATTCCGAGCCGCCCACTCGTCGCGCAGCGAAATCGCGCGACCACCAGGCGAGACCAAGCGGCAAGCTAG
- a CDS encoding winged helix-turn-helix transcriptional regulator, whose translation MDYPDLSHRFEGESVARTLEIVGERWTLLILREAFFGVRRFGQLARNLQIPRPTLSARLRTLVDKGLLEKVRYASDPDRHEYRLTDPGRDLFAAIVVLMQWGDQHLPVPQGPPIVLHHQPCDQTAVPVLVCAHCQQEITAHNVTPEPGPGFRTRESAARK comes from the coding sequence ATGGACTACCCGGATCTGTCCCATCGCTTCGAGGGGGAGTCCGTCGCGCGCACGCTCGAGATCGTCGGGGAACGCTGGACGCTGCTGATCCTGCGTGAAGCGTTCTTCGGCGTACGTCGGTTCGGCCAGTTGGCGCGCAACCTGCAGATTCCTCGCCCCACCTTGTCGGCCCGCCTGCGAACCCTTGTCGACAAGGGCCTGCTGGAAAAGGTCCGTTACGCAAGCGATCCCGACCGCCACGAATATCGGCTGACAGACCCTGGCCGCGACCTGTTCGCCGCGATCGTCGTGCTGATGCAGTGGGGCGATCAGCACTTGCCAGTCCCCCAGGGGCCGCCGATCGTGCTACACCACCAACCGTGCGACCAGACCGCCGTCCCGGTACTGGTCTGCGCGCACTGCCAACAAGAGATCACCGCGCATAACGTCACGCCTGAGCCGGGTCCCGGCTTCCGAACGCGCGAGTCGGCGGCTCGAAAGTAA
- a CDS encoding acyl-CoA dehydrogenase family protein — protein MDTDVMTAPVLSRARQLADLARGMAERIDAERRLPTELVEALRDSGLLRAGAPQEVDALELPAGTALRCAEEVARGDASAGWCVSIGITSTLLVAYLPPASRTELFGGGRGLAAGVWAPQGRAHRVAGGVVVSGRWAFCSGITHADVLFAGCILDDKPAVVALPTGQLHILDTWHTLGLRGTGSHDTVADDVFVPDERVLSIFDGPVIDRPLYRFPPFGFFAACITAAAMGNARAAIDDFVELAMTKKGVAASRTLAERSTIQSAVATADSALEAARAGYYQAIESAWAAAEAGPHIPLTVRTRLRLAATHGARVSADIVRSMYDLAGGSAIYDGAPLQRRLRDAFTATAHFQVNEASRELPGRILLGQASEAAML, from the coding sequence ATGGACACCGACGTCATGACCGCGCCCGTACTTTCCCGCGCCCGCCAGCTCGCCGACCTGGCCCGCGGGATGGCCGAACGCATCGACGCTGAGCGCCGGCTGCCGACCGAATTGGTTGAGGCGCTGCGTGATTCGGGGCTGCTGCGGGCCGGGGCGCCGCAGGAGGTCGATGCGCTGGAGTTGCCGGCGGGAACAGCGCTGCGCTGTGCGGAGGAGGTGGCGCGCGGCGACGCGTCGGCTGGATGGTGCGTGTCGATCGGCATCACCAGCACCCTGCTCGTCGCTTATCTGCCGCCCGCGAGCCGTACCGAGTTGTTCGGCGGCGGCCGCGGACTGGCAGCCGGGGTGTGGGCGCCCCAGGGTAGGGCGCACCGCGTGGCCGGCGGGGTGGTGGTCTCGGGGCGGTGGGCGTTTTGCAGCGGGATCACCCACGCCGACGTGTTGTTCGCCGGTTGCATCCTGGACGACAAGCCCGCTGTGGTCGCGTTGCCGACCGGGCAACTGCACATCCTCGACACCTGGCACACACTCGGATTGCGCGGTACCGGCAGCCATGACACCGTCGCCGACGACGTGTTCGTCCCCGACGAGCGCGTGCTGTCGATCTTCGACGGCCCGGTGATCGACCGACCGCTGTACCGATTCCCGCCGTTCGGATTCTTCGCGGCATGCATCACCGCGGCGGCGATGGGAAACGCGCGGGCCGCGATCGACGACTTCGTCGAGCTGGCCATGACCAAGAAGGGTGTGGCCGCCAGCCGCACACTGGCCGAGCGATCCACCATTCAATCGGCGGTCGCCACGGCCGACTCGGCACTCGAAGCCGCCCGGGCTGGCTACTACCAAGCCATCGAAAGCGCTTGGGCGGCAGCTGAAGCCGGGCCGCATATACCGTTGACGGTACGCACTCGCCTGCGACTCGCCGCAACGCACGGGGCGCGTGTCTCGGCCGACATCGTGCGATCGATGTACGACCTGGCGGGCGGCAGCGCCATCTACGACGGCGCACCGCTGCAACGACGGCTGCGCGACGCATTCACCGCCACCGCGCACTTCCAGGTGAACGAGGCGTCGCGGGAACTGCCGGGCCGCATACTACTGGGTCAGGCCAGCGAGGCGGCGATGCTGTGA
- a CDS encoding LLM class F420-dependent oxidoreductase — translation MRSPIEAVLPFWLDRPDLEALEIAEAVHAAGLDGLWIGEMATFDAFALATAIGARAPGLRLRIGPLPISVRTPASIALGASTVAGVTGVPVDIALGASSPFIVSGWHDRDWSHSVGRMRETIECLRPILRGERGDYDGRYVRSHGFRLRNPLRHCTIGVGAFGPSMLRLAAECADELVLNLASPQRVARIREQMDRRATATGRVPPHVTAWVPVAVRPGAAALHQLASQLAVYLAPPGYGEMFCDLGFTELVERARAGARRAELAGTIPLELASELAALGTPEQVGDRIRAYLDAGADTVAVIPVTAEDPAGRIALACAADIARTIPTPQETAL, via the coding sequence GTGAGATCTCCGATCGAGGCAGTCCTGCCGTTCTGGCTCGACCGGCCCGACCTGGAGGCACTCGAGATCGCCGAAGCAGTCCATGCGGCCGGACTCGACGGGCTCTGGATCGGCGAGATGGCGACGTTCGACGCTTTCGCGCTGGCCACCGCCATTGGCGCCCGTGCCCCCGGTCTGAGACTGCGGATCGGACCGCTGCCGATCAGCGTGCGAACGCCCGCCTCGATCGCTTTGGGCGCCAGCACAGTTGCCGGCGTCACCGGCGTGCCGGTTGACATCGCCTTGGGCGCCTCAAGTCCCTTTATCGTTTCTGGCTGGCATGACCGGGACTGGTCGCACAGTGTCGGAAGGATGCGGGAGACGATCGAGTGCCTGCGCCCCATCCTGCGCGGCGAGCGTGGCGACTACGACGGTCGCTATGTCCGCAGTCATGGTTTCCGACTACGGAATCCCCTGCGGCACTGCACGATTGGCGTCGGAGCATTCGGTCCGTCGATGCTGCGGCTCGCTGCCGAGTGCGCCGACGAGCTGGTACTGAATCTCGCATCACCGCAACGCGTGGCACGGATTCGAGAGCAGATGGACCGGCGGGCCACCGCGACGGGTCGGGTGCCGCCGCACGTGACGGCGTGGGTGCCGGTCGCCGTGCGGCCCGGTGCGGCGGCACTGCATCAACTCGCGAGTCAGCTCGCGGTCTACCTCGCCCCGCCAGGTTATGGCGAGATGTTCTGCGACCTCGGATTCACCGAGCTGGTCGAGCGCGCCCGGGCGGGCGCCCGGCGGGCGGAGCTGGCGGGCACGATCCCGCTCGAATTGGCCAGTGAATTAGCCGCTTTGGGCACGCCGGAACAGGTCGGCGATCGGATACGGGCCTACTTGGATGCCGGAGCCGACACCGTTGCGGTGATTCCTGTGACTGCCGAGGACCCTGCCGGCCGCATCGCCCTGGCCTGCGCCGCGGACATCGCTCGTACCATCCCAACCCCTCAGGAGACCGCCCTATGA
- a CDS encoding NADP-dependent oxidoreductase, which yields MTTVNVQCRLAARPQETLKATDFDIVEEPKRVANDGQFVVQVSYLSIDPAMRTWMNAGRSYVPPVEIGEVMRALGVGRVVESRHPAFPVGAHVSGIFGVQRYAVSDGTDVNLVDTTLAPAPVYLSALGISGLTAYFGLLDVGRPEPGQTVLVSGAAGSVGSIVGQIARIKGCRAIGIAGGEEKRRWLVEEAGFDAAIDYKSADLRKELKVHAPDGVDVYFDNVGGATLEAALNRLARGARIVLCGAVSQYNDTPRGPANYMQLLVARASMTGFVIFDYAHRYPEGVAQLAKWLKRGELRSHEQIEYGDVADFPETLLKLFRGENTGKLILALGE from the coding sequence ATGACCACCGTCAACGTGCAATGCCGACTTGCCGCGCGCCCCCAGGAGACGCTGAAGGCAACGGACTTCGATATCGTCGAAGAGCCCAAACGTGTTGCGAACGATGGACAATTCGTGGTCCAGGTCAGCTACCTCTCAATCGACCCCGCCATGCGCACGTGGATGAATGCGGGGCGAAGTTACGTGCCGCCGGTGGAAATCGGCGAGGTGATGCGGGCTTTGGGTGTCGGCCGAGTCGTCGAATCCCGACACCCCGCCTTCCCGGTCGGCGCGCACGTGTCCGGCATTTTCGGAGTCCAGCGCTACGCCGTGTCCGACGGTACCGATGTCAACCTGGTCGACACCACACTGGCGCCGGCGCCGGTTTACCTCAGCGCCCTTGGCATCAGCGGGCTGACCGCCTATTTCGGCCTGCTCGACGTCGGCAGGCCCGAGCCGGGGCAGACCGTATTGGTGTCGGGGGCGGCCGGATCGGTCGGCAGTATCGTCGGGCAGATCGCCCGGATCAAAGGATGTCGCGCGATCGGCATCGCCGGCGGCGAGGAGAAGCGTCGATGGCTCGTCGAAGAAGCCGGATTCGACGCCGCGATCGACTACAAGTCCGCCGACCTACGGAAAGAACTCAAGGTCCACGCCCCCGACGGAGTGGACGTCTACTTCGACAACGTCGGCGGAGCCACCCTCGAGGCCGCCCTGAACCGGCTCGCTCGCGGGGCGCGGATCGTGCTGTGCGGGGCGGTGTCGCAGTACAACGACACGCCGCGCGGACCCGCGAACTACATGCAACTGTTGGTCGCGCGCGCATCGATGACCGGGTTCGTCATCTTCGACTACGCGCATCGGTACCCGGAAGGGGTTGCGCAACTAGCCAAATGGCTCAAGAGGGGCGAACTGCGTTCCCACGAGCAGATCGAATACGGCGATGTAGCCGACTTTCCCGAGACGCTGCTCAAGCTGTTCCGCGGCGAGAACACCGGCAAGCTGATCCTGGCGCTGGGGGAATAG
- a CDS encoding pyridoxamine 5'-phosphate oxidase family protein, which produces MAAFSETQRQQFLADKHVAILSVAAADGRPPASVPMWYGYTPGGNILVNTGVNARKTRLIQQAGAVTLAVQREEPPYQYVVVEGTVVDTVTPAPLDVREAIAIRYLGEEGGRAFVQSMADQPGILFTIRPDRWITADFSDEL; this is translated from the coding sequence ATGGCTGCCTTTAGCGAAACCCAGCGTCAACAATTTCTCGCCGACAAGCACGTCGCGATCTTGTCGGTCGCCGCCGCCGACGGGCGACCGCCCGCCAGCGTGCCGATGTGGTACGGCTACACGCCCGGCGGAAACATCTTGGTCAACACCGGGGTGAACGCCCGCAAGACCAGGCTTATCCAGCAGGCCGGCGCGGTGACCCTGGCGGTGCAGCGCGAAGAGCCGCCGTATCAGTACGTGGTCGTCGAGGGCACTGTGGTCGACACCGTCACGCCGGCCCCGCTGGACGTGCGCGAGGCCATCGCGATCCGTTACCTCGGCGAAGAAGGCGGTCGAGCGTTTGTCCAAAGCATGGCGGATCAGCCAGGCATCCTGTTCACCATTCGGCCGGACCGCTGGATCACCGCCGACTTCTCCGACGAGTTGTAG
- a CDS encoding MFS transporter — protein MDFQFGAVLAVLLVTGWVANHFVALMPTISDRQHLSMATLDAIFGIYAVGLLPGLLIGGKASDVFGRQAVALTGSTTAVIGTVAMLLSQQPDVLLIGRLVVGAGVGLAMTSGTAWASDLRGTAGAATAGAVLISGFAIGPLVGGLIAGAARPGVELSFALAAILVVMAMAITIVATRRTAAVPATTSGAKGNVAQSLSVRRALSWAMPLAPWVFASATLGFITIPSRVHTELAAPVAAGLAALIVNGASGIIQIIARAGSWGPWAGTVGAGLAALAYALIAVAPTAMTLPLALPLLLILGCASGLSLREGLIDLEAAAPQHVRGALTGVFYSTTYIGFGLPLLLTTVGIDGSHLILAAMAVLAASVATLRTMRLRRDSHRKR, from the coding sequence GTGGACTTCCAATTCGGCGCGGTGCTGGCGGTGCTGCTGGTGACCGGCTGGGTCGCCAATCATTTCGTCGCACTGATGCCGACGATCAGTGACCGCCAGCACCTGAGCATGGCGACGCTAGACGCGATCTTTGGCATCTACGCGGTGGGATTGCTGCCCGGGCTGCTGATCGGAGGCAAGGCATCGGATGTGTTCGGACGGCAGGCGGTGGCGCTGACGGGTTCGACGACCGCGGTGATCGGCACCGTAGCGATGCTGCTGTCCCAGCAGCCGGATGTGCTGTTGATCGGGCGCCTGGTCGTCGGGGCCGGTGTGGGTCTGGCGATGACGTCAGGCACCGCGTGGGCGTCAGACCTCCGCGGTACCGCGGGCGCGGCGACGGCCGGAGCTGTGCTCATCTCAGGCTTCGCGATCGGACCACTGGTTGGTGGCTTGATCGCGGGGGCCGCGCGACCCGGGGTCGAGCTGTCGTTCGCGTTAGCGGCGATTCTCGTTGTGATGGCGATGGCGATCACGATCGTGGCGACCAGACGGACAGCCGCGGTGCCGGCCACCACGTCGGGAGCGAAAGGCAATGTCGCACAAAGCCTCTCCGTTAGAAGAGCTCTGAGTTGGGCGATGCCGCTGGCACCGTGGGTGTTCGCGTCGGCCACCCTGGGATTCATCACGATCCCGTCGCGGGTTCACACCGAGCTCGCCGCACCCGTCGCCGCTGGGCTCGCCGCCCTCATCGTCAATGGAGCGAGCGGCATCATCCAGATCATCGCTCGGGCCGGCTCGTGGGGTCCGTGGGCAGGGACCGTAGGTGCGGGGCTGGCAGCGCTGGCGTATGCGCTGATCGCAGTAGCTCCGACCGCTATGACGCTGCCGCTGGCGCTGCCGCTGTTACTGATCTTGGGCTGCGCGTCCGGGCTTTCACTGCGTGAAGGCCTGATCGACTTGGAAGCCGCTGCACCGCAACATGTTCGAGGTGCGTTGACCGGTGTCTTCTACTCGACGACGTATATCGGCTTCGGCCTGCCGCTGCTGCTGACCACCGTCGGAATCGACGGATCGCACCTCATCCTCGCCGCGATGGCGGTGCTCGCGGCAAGCGTGGCCACCCTGCGGACGATGCGACTACGCCGAGACAGCCACCGGAAGCGCTGA
- a CDS encoding FAD-dependent oxidoreductase — protein MGRKRVVVAGLGDVGILAAMRLAKHFDVVGISVKPGLVSGQEVGVRLARPRDWARDYWISFDRFRRLDRVRIIQGALTGMDLAEQTVAGQGGDGNPFVEGYDALVISTGVTNGFWRRPTLQSAAEVAASLRADHERLASAASVIVVGGGAAAVTSAVNLATTWADKRVDLYFPGDRALADYHPRIWQRISRRLAELGVGLHPGHRAALVDGFSGDEITSGGVDWSSGQPASSADAVLWAIGRVRPNTEWLPRELLDDGGFVRVTPELRAPGHPAVFAAGDVAATDPLRSSARNRGDALVARNVHAALTGRRLHSYRAPGRRWGSVLGIQPDGLEVFLPTGQAFRIPSWPVERVVMPLIVRRGMYGGVREGAPPV, from the coding sequence ATGGGCCGCAAGCGGGTCGTCGTCGCGGGACTGGGCGATGTGGGCATCCTGGCTGCGATGCGGCTCGCCAAGCACTTCGACGTCGTCGGCATCTCGGTCAAGCCCGGCCTGGTCAGCGGCCAGGAGGTAGGCGTCCGGCTGGCGCGACCGCGTGACTGGGCCCGCGACTATTGGATTTCCTTCGACCGGTTCCGGCGGCTCGACCGGGTCCGAATCATCCAAGGCGCACTCACCGGTATGGACCTGGCCGAGCAGACCGTGGCAGGACAGGGCGGCGACGGCAACCCGTTCGTGGAGGGATACGACGCACTGGTCATTTCAACCGGCGTCACCAACGGTTTTTGGCGCCGCCCGACCCTGCAGTCGGCCGCCGAAGTAGCGGCCAGTCTGCGCGCCGACCACGAGCGGCTCGCCAGCGCCGCGTCGGTGATTGTCGTCGGTGGCGGCGCCGCAGCCGTCACCAGCGCGGTCAACCTCGCGACCACCTGGGCGGACAAGCGAGTCGACCTCTACTTTCCCGGCGACCGGGCGCTGGCTGACTACCACCCGCGGATCTGGCAGCGAATCAGCCGCCGGTTGGCCGAGCTCGGGGTGGGGCTGCACCCTGGCCACCGCGCCGCACTGGTCGACGGGTTCTCCGGCGACGAAATCACCAGCGGCGGCGTCGACTGGAGCAGCGGGCAGCCGGCCTCGTCGGCGGACGCGGTGCTCTGGGCCATCGGGCGGGTGCGACCGAACACCGAATGGCTGCCACGCGAATTGCTCGACGACGGCGGATTCGTCCGCGTCACCCCCGAATTACGGGCACCGGGGCATCCGGCGGTATTCGCCGCCGGAGATGTCGCGGCTACCGACCCGCTGCGCAGCTCGGCCCGCAACCGCGGCGACGCCCTCGTTGCGCGCAACGTCCACGCCGCGCTGACCGGGAGGCGGCTGCATAGCTACCGGGCGCCCGGCCGACGGTGGGGCTCAGTCCTCGGCATTCAGCCCGACGGATTGGAAGTCTTCCTGCCCACCGGTCAGGCGTTCCGCATACCGTCCTGGCCCGTCGAGCGCGTGGTCATGCCGCTGATCGTGCGCCGGGGCATGTACGGCGGCGTACGCGAAGGCGCTCCGCCGGTCTGA
- a CDS encoding SDR family NAD(P)-dependent oxidoreductase: protein MTTSWSPSRLGNLAGKRIIVTGATNGVGLGTARLLARAGAHVILAVRNPQLGAQRAAEIGGTTSIAKLDLADLASVRAFPDQFDGDVDILINNAGAVVQHRTDTVDGFEMTLGTNFLGPFALTNLLLPRVRSQIINVGSDAHRSATLHLDDMHLRSHKWAAYPAYARSKLAVMLWGLELDHRLREAHSPVSTQLTHPGWVSSNLSQVSDKPMMAGFHRVVTALAHRFGNDIEQGAAPTLYCISEPIPPGSYVGVDGRLGLKGGPVLVGRSALAADYETAAKVFEFGEKETGTTLPV from the coding sequence GTGACTACATCGTGGTCGCCGAGCCGTCTCGGCAACCTGGCCGGCAAACGCATCATCGTGACCGGGGCAACCAACGGCGTCGGACTCGGCACCGCCCGTCTGCTGGCCCGCGCGGGTGCGCACGTGATCCTAGCCGTTCGCAACCCGCAGTTGGGCGCACAGCGGGCCGCCGAGATCGGTGGCACGACCTCCATTGCCAAGCTCGATCTTGCCGACCTCGCATCGGTACGGGCGTTTCCCGACCAATTCGACGGCGACGTCGACATCTTGATCAACAATGCCGGAGCGGTCGTTCAGCATCGCACCGATACCGTCGACGGCTTCGAAATGACGCTCGGCACAAACTTTTTGGGTCCATTCGCGCTGACCAACCTGCTGCTGCCCCGAGTGCGCTCGCAGATCATCAACGTCGGGTCCGATGCACACCGGTCGGCGACGCTGCACCTGGACGACATGCACCTGCGCTCGCACAAGTGGGCCGCGTATCCGGCTTACGCGCGCTCGAAGCTCGCGGTGATGCTGTGGGGGCTCGAACTCGATCATCGGCTGCGGGAGGCGCATTCGCCGGTGAGCACCCAACTCACCCACCCGGGCTGGGTGTCGTCGAACTTGTCGCAGGTTTCGGACAAACCGATGATGGCGGGGTTCCATCGCGTGGTCACGGCGTTGGCACATCGGTTCGGCAACGACATCGAGCAAGGCGCCGCGCCGACGCTGTACTGCATCAGTGAGCCGATTCCGCCAGGCAGCTATGTGGGCGTCGACGGCCGGCTCGGGCTGAAGGGCGGCCCGGTGCTGGTCGGCCGATCGGCGCTGGCGGCCGACTACGAGACGGCGGCCAAAGTGTTCGAGTTCGGTGAAAAGGAAACCGGGACAACGCTCCCGGTGTAG
- a CDS encoding class I SAM-dependent DNA methyltransferase, which produces MPPRLNLFTNRQRANSFGGAAENYDAYRPRYPDQLIEDVLAPRAHRVLEAGAGTGIASMQMIERGADLLAVEPDARMADVAKAKGIPVELASFEEWDPAGRTFDLVVFAASFHWVDPALALPKIRTILNDGGKLALIWNRLRPTHPSRAEFEEIYRDYMDLETRSGDGSPGEVVDLIAAHGFTVTKREYPHDLHYSAQHWVDIAFTFSNQLLVPEDKAAELRARLIERIGPAGVSVGGDAVAIFATPI; this is translated from the coding sequence ATGCCGCCGCGACTGAATTTGTTCACTAATCGCCAGCGCGCCAACTCTTTTGGCGGAGCCGCAGAAAACTATGACGCCTACCGGCCCCGCTACCCGGATCAGTTGATCGAGGACGTGCTCGCACCCCGCGCGCACCGGGTTCTCGAGGCCGGTGCCGGAACCGGAATCGCCTCCATGCAGATGATCGAGCGGGGCGCCGACCTGCTGGCCGTCGAGCCCGACGCCCGAATGGCTGACGTCGCGAAGGCCAAGGGGATTCCCGTCGAACTTGCGTCGTTCGAAGAGTGGGACCCGGCTGGCCGCACCTTCGACCTGGTGGTGTTCGCGGCGTCGTTCCACTGGGTGGACCCGGCGCTGGCCTTGCCGAAGATCCGCACCATACTCAACGACGGCGGCAAGCTGGCGCTGATCTGGAACCGGCTGCGCCCCACACATCCCAGCCGCGCCGAATTCGAGGAGATCTACCGCGACTACATGGACCTCGAAACCCGCAGCGGCGACGGGAGTCCCGGCGAGGTCGTCGACTTGATCGCCGCACACGGTTTCACGGTGACCAAGCGGGAATACCCGCACGACCTGCACTACTCCGCTCAGCATTGGGTGGACATCGCCTTCACCTTCTCCAACCAGCTGCTGGTCCCCGAGGACAAGGCGGCCGAGCTACGGGCGCGGCTGATCGAAAGGATCGGCCCCGCAGGGGTATCGGTGGGCGGCGACGCCGTGGCTATTTTTGCGACACCGATCTGA
- a CDS encoding adenylate/guanylate cyclase domain-containing protein, whose product MAQFPRTRYASCSEVDIAYQTLGDGPTDVLVLPGPSIPIDTIDAEPSMYRFHRRLASFSRVIRLDQRGVGMSSRVSQDVIGPEFWAKDAIAVMDAIGCERATVFAPGFASMTGLILAADYPERVSNLVIVNGAARTLRADDYPMGFEIVEDLYTTVAMEPDAVDQGFDMLGFIAPSMVDNHAFRSWWDMAGNRAAPPSMARAIILTVRRSDVRDTLPRITAPTLVVHRTDCDFCPVDNGRYIAERIAGAQFVELPGADALYWVGDTAPMLDEIEEFVTGVRGTYSAERVLTTIMFTDIVGSTQRAAQLGDARWRDLLDNHDTMVRHELERFGGFEVNTAGDGFVASFPSPSAAIACADSLIEAIRVLGIEIRVGIHAGEVEVRGDDVAGMAVHIGARVAALAGPSEVLVSSTVRDIVTGSRYRFADRGDHDLKGVPGQWRLCALERTRATVTR is encoded by the coding sequence GTGGCGCAGTTTCCGCGGACTCGCTACGCCAGCTGCAGCGAGGTCGACATCGCCTATCAGACACTGGGCGATGGGCCGACCGACGTGCTGGTACTGCCGGGCCCGTCTATCCCGATCGACACTATCGACGCCGAGCCGTCGATGTACCGCTTTCATCGGAGGCTGGCCTCCTTCAGCCGAGTCATTCGCCTCGATCAGCGCGGGGTCGGCATGTCGTCGCGCGTATCACAGGACGTCATCGGTCCCGAATTCTGGGCCAAGGACGCCATCGCGGTGATGGATGCGATCGGGTGCGAGCGTGCAACGGTGTTTGCTCCCGGGTTCGCCTCGATGACCGGGCTGATCCTGGCCGCCGACTATCCAGAACGGGTGAGCAACCTGGTGATCGTCAACGGCGCCGCCCGGACGCTGCGCGCCGACGACTACCCGATGGGATTCGAGATCGTCGAGGATCTGTACACGACAGTGGCAATGGAACCGGACGCTGTCGACCAGGGCTTCGACATGCTCGGCTTCATTGCGCCCAGCATGGTCGACAACCACGCATTCCGGTCCTGGTGGGACATGGCTGGCAACCGCGCGGCGCCACCAAGCATGGCCCGCGCCATCATCCTGACCGTCCGGCGGTCCGACGTCCGCGACACGCTGCCCCGCATCACCGCACCGACGCTGGTCGTGCACCGGACGGATTGCGACTTCTGCCCGGTCGACAACGGCCGGTACATCGCCGAACGCATCGCCGGGGCGCAGTTCGTCGAGCTGCCGGGAGCCGACGCGCTGTACTGGGTCGGCGACACCGCGCCGATGCTCGACGAGATCGAGGAGTTCGTCACCGGCGTGCGGGGCACCTACAGCGCCGAGCGGGTGCTGACCACGATCATGTTCACCGACATCGTCGGCTCGACTCAGCGGGCCGCGCAGCTCGGCGATGCCCGGTGGCGAGACCTGCTGGACAACCACGACACGATGGTGCGCCACGAGCTGGAAAGATTCGGCGGCTTCGAAGTGAACACCGCCGGCGACGGATTCGTCGCGTCCTTCCCCAGCCCGAGTGCCGCCATCGCCTGCGCCGACTCCTTGATCGAGGCGATTCGGGTGCTCGGCATCGAGATTCGGGTGGGCATCCACGCCGGCGAGGTCGAAGTGCGCGGCGACGACGTGGCCGGCATGGCGGTGCACATCGGCGCACGGGTCGCGGCGCTGGCCGGGCCCAGCGAGGTGCTGGTGTCGTCGACGGTTCGCGACATCGTCACCGGTTCGCGCTACCGATTCGCCGACCGCGGCGACCACGACCTCAAAGGTGTGCCCGGCCAGTGGCGGCTGTGCGCGCTCGAGCGTACGCGCGCGACCGTCACCCGCTAG